The genomic region TATCCATAAAGACTGCATGGTTTTAGgggtttatttaacctttactgaTAATTCTTTAATCTCACCGCCCCTCCCCCCATATTTTCAGGGTGTAAGACTAAGGTTTTAAGACGTTCGACGTCAATAGAATTGAGCCATGTAGCCTAATTTAACGGAAACTTACCTTAAAACACTTTGAGATTATAGTACCTTGCAATCTGACTGGTAAGATAACTCAGGAAGACATTTTTCTGATAAAAGATAGTCATAGGCCATCGGGGAAAATAAGGAATTCTGGCTCCTAGCCTACTGTCCTCCAAATTTGAGCACTTACTTGTCagttgatgttttttttttctttttagtGATTGATTCATGCTGTACTTCTTAGCTAATTTAATTTGTCTGTTGGAAGCACATCCCTGGTTCTAGGGAAGCCGATCAAAGTATCTCTATCATGTTAGCATACACTCTGCTCCGGCTCAGTCTGGACACTCGGGTCCCAAACACCTTAAGAACCCTCTGTACACAAGCTCACATACACATCCTTCCGTCTGTCTTTGACACAAGCGCCAACCGGGGGTCcctttcccccttccctccttGCCAACACTGCTTGTATTTTGGGTGCAGCTAGAGTGAGACCTGCACCAGCCAAGAAACCTTGAAATGACCAACATTTTGTCCCCCCTCTTACAGAAACTCCTGGTCATCCAAGGCAAGAGTGTGGCCATGCACTACAGCAACCCCCGGCACAAGTTTGAAGACTGGCTCTGCAACACTGTAAGTTTCTGCTGTGGCTTGACTCCATATCCCACCCTGCCTACACTGTTTTCCACTTCTATCTGAAAGCTGTAGTGACAATGTTAGGCAATCAATTGTTATCTTATAGTCCAGAATGAGCTCCTGCCAAATGACTTTGAGCACATTGTTAGGTGTAGGAATGCCTGATTGCATTAGTTGCCAGTGTGAGCGTTTGGCTCAGGTAAGCACCCGATGCTGCACTGCTTTTAGTTTGCTATTCATCTGAGGCAGCGGTGTCCTGGACCTAAGTAGCTGTATTTTCAATAAAAAATGTGACCGGTTGCTTGCAGTGCGGCCTGTACAATTTCCGGAGGAGGCTGAAGTGCTTCAGGTGCGGAGCATCCAAAACTGGTAAGTAGTTCCTGAATCAGGAAGCCACTGCTTGCACCCATCTGGATGGCCTGAGACAATGCCATGGGACTACGCACAGGTGCAGGCGCAATAGAGAATACAgatacagggctctacagtgcgaccATCCTACTCTCATATGTGccaaaatattttgatgtgtgacctggaataaaaaatatatatatttgtcattGTGCTACTAAATTTCTTTGCGTGCGCCTACATTTTTTAGCTTAGAGCACATGTGCTccttgttaaaaaaaataaaacatgtccACGTAGAGCCCTGACTAATCATATTTCTTAGTATTGTGAACAAACCAGATTTAGCTGAAAACGTACGTGAGAATTGACAGGTGGATTAGCGAGGATGTCAAATCCCTGTGGAGCAGAAACATTTTCTAACTCATGTCCTGGCATTTGTCATGGGTACTGAGGGCGAGGCGACGCTAACGCCCTCCTCTCATTCTTCCTGCTTTTCCCAACAGAGTGTGAAACCAACACCACTGGAGTCCGAGAGACCCAGCAGAGCGGAGACTACTACGGCGACAGTGAGTACCTCTCCGCCGTCATGAAAATAAGTCCTGTCAGATGACCTGAGGGGGGGGTCAGAGCCAATGGGATCATTTATACTgaatgtgtgtgtcctctccagCGATCATCCTTAGGAACATCGCCCCCCTTACCACTGTGGAGGCCATCATGACTGCCCTGGCCCCCTACGCCAACCTTTCAACCAGCAACATCCGTCTCATCAAGGACAAACAGACGGGCCAGAACAGAGGCTTCACCTTCGTACAGCTTTCCTCCCCTCTGGTATGCCAGTCTTCCAGCAGAGCTCTCTCAAAAAAAATGTTTGAGTTTCTTTACAGAGCGATCTCTGTCTCTTCAGTGACTTTCCCCTTTTTCGATTGTTAATGGTCAACTGGTGCTTCTCATCCTTGGCTTGATTTAGTGGAGTCTGTATGAACTTTTCTCTGTCAGTGAAATGCGTGTTTAGTCTTAAGTGCTTTGTTGTTTCTGCATCACAGGAGGCTTCTCAGCTCCTAACTATCTTACAAGGACTGCAGCCCCCTCTCAAGCTGGATGGGAAGACCATCGGTGTGGACTATGCCAAGAGTGCCAGGAAGTGAGTGTCCCGTCACAGCGGTGTCCGTGGTTAGGTTTAAGAGGTGTCaatggttagggttatagtgttCTCAGCATAATTCCAGTGGAGGATGTCCTCAAGAGGGCATAGGGATGGAGATGTCTCCCTAATCTCTACTCTCCTTGGTCTCTTCAGGGATCTCTTGCTCCCAGACTGTAACCGGATCAGTGCCTTCTCTGTGGCCAGCacagccatcgctgctgcccagtggtcCTCCAGCCAGGTAATGCACACAAACCCACATCTCCTCACAGTCACCGGTGACGTTTTGTTTTCCCGATGCAACTTCTAACCGTCAGTGTGTTCCTTCCAAGCCACAGCAGGGTGCTGAAGGACAGCTGTCGGAGTACAGCTACCTAGAGGAGGGCTACGTTCCCTACACACAGGTACGGTGATGGTTACCCCAGTCTGTAAATACCTGGGATGCATTGCAGACGCTGCCGCTTCaatgtgtgtgactgactgtgcCCTGCTGTGTCGATAGGACTACCAGGCCTACTACCAGCAGGCAGCAGGAGACCTCTCACAGGGGAATGGAATACTGGGAGGTGAGAGGCAACGTTTGCATTCAGTGTCCATGCCTTTGTTTTAACAGCCTTCTGGTTTGAGGAGAACACGTGTAATTAAGCCTGGGTGTCTTTTCACAGCGGCGCCAGCTGCTACAGGAGTGGTGATCTCACAGGTTGCACAGGTCTACCAACCCCGACTTATCAGTCACACTGCCACACAGGTGAGTCTCTGTCTTTTAACCGATGGGGCTGGCAATACACACACCGTTGCCTTTACTGCACCACGGACAGTATGCTTGCCCTAAAGATTCCCCACAATGGCCAATTGTCTCTGCAGGCACTGCAATTGGCCCAGCAACTGGAAGCAAAACAGACCGGAGTTCACTCTGCAGCTGCAACCACTACAGCGCCGGTTTCCACAGCAACAGCGACACTCTCTGGACTGGCCACAGACACTGGTAGGAGCCTCCCTCTCCTGACTAACTGGCTCTGCAAGTTCCAGTGCAGAATGAAACATAAAAACTTAGTGGAAGGCTTTCAGATGTAAAATGATCTACTTTATTCAAGCCAGGTTTTTGATTGTTTGTAATCTTCCATGCTCTTGTCTTCATCCCCAGTTGTTCCCGACACTTCCACCTACCAGTATGACGAGTCCTCGGGCTACTACTTCGACCCTGAAACTGGCCTCTACTACGACCCAAATACCCATGTAAGTACCCACACACCGCTCAATGTTTTCTGTTGCCATTTTGAATGGTTCCACCATGCCTCATGAGTTGATTTGAAAggggtatgtgggtgtatgtgtttTTGACAGTTATCTTCTCTCCTCCAGTACTACTATAATTCCCAAACACAGCAGTACCTGTACTGGGACAGCGAGAAGCAGACTTACGTCCCTGCCTCAGCCGCCGACCAAACTGAGCAGACGGCAAACGCAGCAGCAGCTAGCAAAGAAGCTAAGGAATCCAAGGAGAGGAAACAAGAGAAGCCCAAGAGCAAGACGGCTCAACAGGTACGCAGAGGAGACCGGGATCGCTTCAGGTGTCATGGCGGTACAGCTGTATATGAGaaaacgagggggggggggggggggggcgtctacATTCTGTTGGTATCAGGACAATGTCATGAAACCCTTGTTGCTGTCAAGGGGTGTTGTATTAAAGTGTGTGTAGTTTGACTGAGTTGTCATGCTCTTTCCAGATTGCTAAGGACATGGAGCGCTGGGCGAAGAGTCTGAACAAGCAGAAGGAGAACTTCAAAAGCAGCTTCCAGCCCGTcagccaggaggagaggaaagaggccGCGGCCGCCGACGCAGGCTTCACACTCTTCGAGAAGAAGGTAGCCATTTTATGTCTATCCATGATGGCTAGAATCCTatagagcagggtttcccaaactctgtcctcgggaccccaaggggtgcacgtttttgcCCTAGCATTGCACAGCTGATTCACATCATCAAGCTGTGTAGTgatagggcaaaaaccaaaaacgtgcaccccttggagtCCCAAGGACTGAGTTCAGGGAAACGCTGCTTTAGAGGACTCATCCAGTGCCACTTTTGACTTGATGGTGTCAGATTGACGAGGTGACTTGATGGCAGTGACTAGTGTGACTTTGTAGCAGGCTGGAAGCTTGGAAATGCTCATGTCAGAAGCAGTGCAGCGCCCAGAGGAGCAGGCCCCAACCAACTCAGCCAAGGTAAGCTATTGATACTAGACTCAAATGTAAGCTCTGAAATGACAGATCATACATTTTTATCTTCCAGTCTTGTATGGTACCTACTTGGTTGGATGGTAAACTCTGGTTGTGTCCTTCCCCAGGTTGGTCTGGTGGCAGCCTACAGTGGGGACAGTGACCCAGAGGAGGGGGGTGCAGCAGAGCCGGAGCGCGATGGTGGTGAGCAGGGCCAGGATCAGCTGACAGACTGGAAGAAGATGGCCTGCCTGCTGTGTAGGAGACAGTTCCCCAATAAGGACGGCCTGGTGCGCCACCAGCAGCTCTCTGACCTTCACAAGGTGCTCATCCCTGACGCCCAGGAAGAACCCCACTTTAGTCTACTCACTAAACTGTACTCTCACTAAACTGTACTCTCACTAAAATGAACATCTATTATGTGAACCTTGGAGCTTGTTTTATATATGAATTCAGTGTGAAGGGGTTTTAATCTTTACTTGTCGTCTTTCCCCAGCAAAACCTGGAGGTCCACCGCAGATCTAAGCTGAGTGAGGCTGAGCTGGAAGAGCTGGAGAGGAAAGAGACCGAGGTGAGACTCGGACATAAAGACTGTTGGTCTAATGTTACTGATTGACTTTTGGTTAATAGAAACCCTGTTGTCAGGTTTGTTTCTACATTAATTTCCTATTTCCGTCCCTGTGAACAGATGAAGTACAGAGACCGGGctgcggagaggagagagaaatacgGCATCCCTGAACCCCCAGCACCCAAAAAGAAGAAATTCACAGCACAGCCAGCACCAGTCGTGTAAGCTGCTACTGTGCTATAATCATGCTTATTCTTATTATCATTGTTATCCAAtcatttgtatatattttattgTGTAAGAATTTTAAGATGGGCACATTCTTTCCCCACCACCCTTTTTTGCTGTGGCAATAGTATTTTGTCGGCATGTTATAAATGTATACTGATTTTCTGTGACGTGAGATTGTAACAATGATTGTGTTGTCATTTCCCACTTCTCTGCAGTAACTATGAGCAACCCACCAAAGACGGTCTGAACAGTGACAACATTGGGAACAAGATGCTGCAGGCCATGGGATGGCAGGAAGGCAGAGGTCTGGGCCGCAACCAGCAGGGCATCACTGCACCTATTGAGGTGAATCTCATCCAGTTAAAATAATTGAATAGTGCTGCTTCAACCCAAAAGCAAAACCTGTGAAGATATCTTTCATATACAACGAAGTCTGTTAAATTTTCTCGTTTAAGTGCAGAACCACGTTGTAGTGGTAACACTCCTTCACATATGCACCGGAGACCAGGGTTAAATTTTTGGGTACACTCTAACCACTTTCTCCCTCTTGCCTGTCTCCCCACCtaataatttatttatatattttatttatgatATCTTTTTTAATTATTCCAGTGTTGAATGGCTTTACTTATCTCAGACCTGCTGTCACCTCCCTACAGGCCCAGCTGAGGGCGAAGGGAGCTGGTCTGGGAACCAAAGGCAGCAGCTACGGCCTTTCTGCCTCAGACACTTACAAAGACGCTGTCCGCAAAGCCATGTTTGCCCGCTTCACTGAAATGGAGTGATTTGTCAAATATACCTGCCTCCCAAGAACAACCATATCCTACTGACCTGGTGCTATGTTCCCTGGGTTTCTGTGTGGGGGAAATCACTGTCCCCGGGCATCTTAACATCTCTCCCTACATTCATCCATAAACTGACGCCTTGAGATAAAGGGATTGTAATGGCAGCATGGGGAAGTTGCAGAGATTACATGCTTTATTAAGGGGGATTGGAGGGAAGGCCTTCCTTTGCTAAAAGATGTGCGTTTCTTTGGATTAATTTCTGAGTGCAGTCACGTTGTCATCAGTCTGCTAGAGAATAGGAAAACGGAGAAAGGACTTGTCTATTGGAGAAATGTGAAACTATGAATTATGTAGGTTATgatttgtatatattttattgTGTAAGAATTTGAAGATGGGCACATTCTTTCCCCACCCCCCCTTTTTGCTGTGGAAATAGTATTTTGTTGGCATGTAATAAATGTACAGTTTGTATGGTATGCGTTCTCATTTTGTACAGAAAATATTAAATGAGATTGATCAACCAATTCATGTGGACGTCATTGTGAATGCTGAGCATAATTCCATGACTTGTACAATCTCTAGGTTAACAAGCTGTTCAATTGCAGACTTTGCTTTAGCTCGCCCTCATACCAAACTTGGGTGTCggtcagtaaaaaaaaaactatcatTGAGAAACTCAGGTTTATAGTTTGTGGGCTCTTCAGTCTACCACCATCTTGGGTCGAACTTCTGAAGCTAGGCCCCTTCATTTGATTTCAACCTAAAGTAAATGTTTTGCAGATGCAGTCGACCCCTCTCCCTGAGTTTCCTCCCACAGGCATGGCCATTCTACCAGAATTAAGATGTAGAGTACTGCAGACTACCGGCTACCCCTTTGCCATTAGGACCTCCCTGGTGTCTCACTGTACGAGGTAAGCGACCCAGTGGAGCTAATTTACGATGTTTAGCATTGTTGAAAGGATGTGTTTCATTACAGCTCCCTTTTATTCTTCTGGATCTGACTAGATAGTTGTATTTGCTTATATCAATTGCTGTCCAATGGACTGGCTAGTGTTGCGCTGTAGTTTGAGTCTTGTTCCAAAGACTCGAGGTCCCGTTCTTCACACAGCTGGAACAAGAGCACTGACAAGTGGTAATCGTTTCGATCGAAGGCAACATTGAATTAATTACGAACGGTGCTCTTGTTGTAATCCTGTTTTTGACCGTCGGAATCGTCTTCTAAATAAGAGAACCATGTCTCCTTGTATGCAAAATAATATAACAATTTTGGAAAAGTTGTCTGACAACTGTCTTACAGTAGTGATCTATAGTGGTAGCATTCCATAGCGTTTTCTAATACAGTTCGCAGATTTGCTTAATGAAGTTGTCATTAGTTGAAGCACATAGAACTGGTTCAGTTACTGATAAACTAAAGCCAAGTCACAATGCACTATTAGAAACATGCAAGGAGCTGCTGGGGATGCTATTTAATATGAAAAAtgttaaaacatttttgcaaGGAGCTGTCTGGTAGGCATGTAATACCATTGACAGCTGTTACAAATAACCATCCCACAATAAGGAAGTGGGAGCTTAAGGTTCAGGGTCCCCCACACGATCTCCTCCTCTGCCCACTACTTTGGTGTGCAGGACCCACAAAAGCAAACCAATATaaatttcccccccaaaaatcaaaAAGACAAGCAGGAATTACATTaaaatgcatgcatgcatacatactaAAAACAACTAGATTTGTCATATGGCTGGCGATCAGGAGCACCTTTCCTTGTATATGAAAATCTGGCCCATACCTCTTAACACGAGTTACTTGGTCCCACTTATCAGTAAAATCTTGAGACCTCTTACTTTCTTTAGCAATCAATCCTAGTGTATAATAGTGTTTGACAGTTATTTTGAAAGAATCCAGTACTAACACATTTGTTTTCTGAGTAATTTTTTAAAAAATCTATCCTTCCCCAGCAGAATCAAGAGATTGTATATCGTGTTGCATCTGTCCTTTAGTCACCCAATACAACCTTATGTAGAGATAATAAAATTGTGTAAAACAGGGAGTAAACACGTTACACATTCTGGTATTGTACATCCTCCACTTCCACATGACGACAATAGCACTAAAGTGATTCTTCGATAATCCATATTTGCAACATCTTGTTAGTAGCCAGAAATGTGGACAATATCTTCAACTGAAATGTTTGGATAGTGGAGTCTGTTTTATAAATCAAACCAAACTAAATCCCTTTGCAAGGGATGGGAGTATCAAACTGCTGTAAGAGTGGAATCTGTTTGGGTTGGCAGACAATTTATTTTCCGAAATGAAAATTGTACATGTCTATTGATTTTTCTCTAGTTAACCATCTGTGAGATTTAATGAGGTCTAAAGAAATAAAGTATTTTATTTCCCATAACTTTTTCTTCCCTTCTGTTAGAATTTCTGCAAGTAACTGATTGTAATTATGATTTGTacatagtgtacaaaacattaggaacacctgctctttccatgacatactaaccaggtgaaagctatgatcccttattgatgtcacttttaAAAACCtctcaaatcagtgtagatgaaggggaagagactggttaaagaatgatttttaattgagacatggattgtgtgtgccattcagagggggaatgggcaagacaaaagattgaagtgcctttgaatggggtggGGTCgtcggtgccaggtgcaccggtttgagtgtcgaaactgcaacgctgctgggtttttcacactcaacagtttcctgtgtgtatcaagaatgtccatcacccaaaggacatccagccaacttgacacaattgtaggaagcattggagttaactgtggaatgcttttgacgcCTTGTAGTGCCCACGCCCTGACGAATTTAgtctgttctgagagcaaaaggggtgcaaactcaatattaggaaggtgttcctaatgttttctacactgtGTAGTATCCCCATACATTGTGCATTGTGtgttttaaatcaaataaaattccCATTACTATCAATGatttaaaatacaaaaaaataacatCCCCTTTTCCAGACACTCTTATCAGTAAATTTGAATTCAACCACATGATTAGGCTCTGAATTTCTGTAATTCTTTCTGGGGGATGGCTGTGGTTTTGGACAGGTCGTTCCAGGTGTGTTattagggagagagatggggtgggggtcAAGATGGACAAAGCTTGAAAGAGGAGTTTACAGGTCAGATGCTGCACCTATCCCTCAGCAGATGGAGATTTTCTCTTATCAAAGTAACCCAGTAAATAATCTGATCTGTTTAAAATCATTGGCTCTCAATGTAGGTGGGGATTTCAACTTTGTTGGAGTGCACAAATGGTGATTGGTGATTTATTGAAAAGGACGAGACTGCACATCCGACTGTTCTGGACCTTTCTTCTCGACAGCTAAATGTCCCAAAGCTTCTGTGCATGTGTGGGATTCTCTGCTTTACTCAGGCTCTGCTCTACTTGTAGAGAACCTCCCGTGTGCATTTCCCACTGTCAATTGTGAATGATACTTTTTTTTTTGTGAGTTTTACCGGTGAAATGTCCATCTGCATGCCAACtatttgatctcaatcagtttcatggggataTGCTTCTAAAATTGAATaagaattgtttttgtttttttgtcttatttggtTCTGTTATGTAGAGTACTATCATTATCTGATCCTGCAGATATTGATAAAGCTTTGATCTATTAAAAGGGCACCGTATGCCAGTGTAGCCTGTTCTCAACGAGTAGAGAATCTCCCACATATGCAGAAGCTTCGGGACTTTTAGCTGCAGCCTGGTCTcatggatttacatttactatgttacgtctagtctgagACACTAAAATGAGTGTGATAATTAGGACAGGAGGGTGCTGAGGGCCAAGCTGGCGGCAGGGCCCAGGTGGCAGCTGTTAGTGCTCTGTAGAGAGGTCTGGTGGTGGGGAGCAGCAGGGGGCGGGGTTGCCTCAGACTGGATCATCCTGCTTGGATTCTGCCGCCTCAGTATTTATACCTGTCGGGTAAAACCAGAGGAGATTAAGAACCACGATCTCCTCTGGTCTTGACCACATGCAGCTCCCAGACAGTTACTGCATGAGGCTCACAGCCTGGGTAGGTCCAGAATCCTGGTGACTGAAGTTAAGTTGCTGCCCCTTGTCATTATCTCTTAATGTTTTCTTAAGTGTCTTAATATCTGGATGTCTCATTTAGTTATTTCATTTGCGACAGTTTTGCATGTATTTGCAAGAAGCCATGGCTTACTCACCAATATAATTGTAAATAGCCTGTCTATTGCATTATTCATTGTTGATCACTAACTACCAATAGATGTTTCTTAGGGCATATGACTGCCATGAATCTTTTTGTGTGAAGATTACCCAATTTGTACAACAGGGAAGCAATGGTATtccttaacacttttttgggatcggtgtcccttccacgggactgttgagctaacgtaggctaatgcgattagcatgaggttgtaagtaacaagaacatttcccaggacatagacatatctaatattggcagaaagcttaaattctgcctcccgggtggcgcagtgctcTAAaggactgcatctcagtgctagctgtgccactaaagactctgggtttgagcccaggttctgtcgcagccggccgtgacagggaggtccatggggcgacgcaaaattggcctagcgtcgtccgggtcagggagggtttggccggtagggatatcattGTCTcagctaggtgtacggtgtttcctccgacacattggtgcggctggcttccgggttgtatgcacgctgtgttaagcagtgcggcttggttggtttgtgtttcggaggacggtctctcccgagtccgaacgggagttgtagtgatgagatgacagtaattactaacaattggataccacgaaaaagggggtaaaaagagcttaaattcctgttaatctaactgcactgtccaatttacagtagctattacagtgaaagaatccATGctattgttatattctcctacattccttacacatttccacaaacctcagtgtttcctttcaaatggtaacaagaatatgcatatccttgcttaagggcctgagttacaggcagttagatttgggtatgtcattttacacgaaaattgaaaaaaggggcgaATCCCACTCTAATTTGTATAGTAATTTCCCATTTTAAGGAGGAGTGCAGTGCCAGACAATCATTGTGATTTGGTGTGTCATCGTGACCGTCACGGTTGGTCTTTTCACAGGTCATCCGGAGTGTGTGTATGTCGTGAAGACAAACAGTGAGCGAGAGAATTCAATAAGCTACTGACGGTTCTCTATATCAGTCAATGATGGCGTAGAGAAAGAcgctcagacaaacacacaagtAACTTAGCCTTTTTCTTTCTCTATAATACCTCAATTGTTTTCTTTCTCCATCCCTATTCCAATAGTTACATCAGCAGTTCAGTGAAGGGGATCAAGGCTGCTTGTTTGATCTCACTGCTTGTTTGAGTCACTGTTGTTTTTGGCATCACTCTGTGAATTTGAGAGAGCTTTCAGTTAATACGTGATAGGGCATTTTGATAAGGCATTTACTATTCACATAGGGCCCGATTCAGACTTAGAAAATGTACACCTTTCCTACGCATTTCTCAgaagttggtattcagacttagcTTATCCAGGTGTGTAACATGCTTTGCAGGTGTGGTTCCCTTGTGtactgaaaaccctcccacttgctggccaactgATTTTATCAGACTCACTAGAATACATAGAGAGAACTGTTTCAGAATATAGAGATCAATTAAAGCAAGACATGCATATTGGTCTCTGTTTCAGCACCAAAGgggtagatttaaaaaataatgtattattatttaggCCCATTTTGAGGTTAGGAAATATGTTTGAATCATTACCGAAACAGGTTTGGTGAGCTTTAACGCACAAAATATATTGATGAATCCAAAATGTAtgtttgattcatcctgaaagttgtcATAGTCAAATTCAATCCATGAAATATTGGGGGTGGAAAAAAGGTAGAGTATAACCCAGGTATTTCAGCAGTGCATTGCACACTACACTATAATTCTAAATGGTAGCACATAGTGACTCTTTCCCACTTCATCCTATTGAAGCACACTGGCTGATGGAGAATGATGTGGCTTTTATAGCCACATCCATATATGATTTGGATTTACCTTCCAACATAAATTGTCAAATtgatatatttatataaaaatataGAAATGAACAGTTTTCAGAAGTTATCAAACTATATATGAACTACATAATTTTGGTTCAGTAGTTACTAGTTTTGAGCAGTTTGATTAAGTGATAGTTAAGtgtattgttaaaaaaaaagatGCCTAGATGAAATATGTATCTAAATTGAAAGTGATTTGGTGCACTGAACAAGTGGCCTAAACAACATCAATCAATTCCGTGAACTCAGACTTTGAGGTTATCGACAAAGTCTAatcttttgggggccctaagcgagatttggttgggacacccccccccccctctccccatctacattttacatttgagtaatttagcagacactcgaATCTAGAGTGACATACAGGAGAAATTAGGGTTTTGTGCCTTGCTCAGGACACATTGACCGATTATTCATTGGAGGTCAGGGCTCTTTGGTTCGTGCTGTGTGTTCCCAGTTGTTTTTTGATCATGATAGCTGGCTCGATCAATTCCACCCCTTGATATGACATGACTGTTAGGGAAAGACATCtactattatttttatttttttaaatgttttttattaaccCTTCCCTTCGGATGACacaactttctttttttttttacatattttctgctacatatacataaaGATGAGAACCTTTCCTATGAGTatt from Oncorhynchus kisutch isolate 150728-3 linkage group LG5, Okis_V2, whole genome shotgun sequence harbors:
- the LOC109890861 gene encoding RNA-binding protein 5 isoform X7, producing the protein MTNILSPLLQKLLVIQGKSVAMHYSNPRHKFEDWLCNTCGLYNFRRRLKCFRCGASKTECETNTTGVRETQQSGDYYGDTIILRNIAPLTTVEAIMTALAPYANLSTSNIRLIKDKQTGQNRGFTFVQLSSPLEASQLLTILQGLQPPLKLDGKTIGVDYAKSARKDLLLPDCNRISAFSVASTAIAAAQWSSSQQGAEGQLSEYSYLEEGYVPYTQDYQAYYQQAAGDLSQGNGILGAAPAATGVVISQVAQVYQPRLISHTATQALQLAQQLEAKQTGVHSAAATTTAPVSTATATLSGLATDTVVPDTSTYQYDESSGYYFDPETGLYYDPNTHYYYNSQTQQYLYWDSEKQTYVPASAADQTEQTANAAAASKEAKESKERKQEKPKSKTAQQIAKDMERWAKSLNKQKENFKSSFQPVSQEERKEAAAADAGFTLFEKKQAGSLEMLMSEAVQRPEEQAPTNSAKVGLVAAYSGDSDPEEGGAAEPERDGGEQGQDQLTDWKKMACLLCRRQFPNKDGLVRHQQLSDLHKQNLEVHRRSKLSEAELEELERKETEMKYRDRAAERREKYGIPEPPAPKKKKFTAQPAPVVNYEQPTKDGLNSDNIGNKMLQAMGWQEGRGLGRNQQGITAPIEAQLRAKGAGLGTKGSSYGLSASDTYKDAVRKAMFARFTEME
- the LOC109890861 gene encoding RNA-binding protein 5 isoform X8 encodes the protein MTNILSPLLQKLLVIQGKSVAMHYSNPRHKFEDWLCNTCGLYNFRRRLKCFRCGASKTECETNTTGVRETQQSGDYYGDTIILRNIAPLTTVEAIMTALAPYANLSTSNIRLIKDKQTGQNRGFTFVQLSSPLEASQLLTILQGLQPPLKLDGKTIGVDYAKSARKDLLLPDCNRISAFSVASTAIAAAQWSSSQQGAEGQLSEYSYLEEGYVPYTQDYQAYYQQAAGDLSQGNGILGAAPAATGVVISQVAQVYQPRLISHTATQALQLAQQLEAKQTGVHSAAATTTAPVSTATATLSGLATDTVVPDTSTYQYDESSGYYFDPETGLYYDPNTHYYYNSQTQQYLYWDSEKQTYVPASAADQTEQTANAAAASKEAKESKERKQEKPKSKTAQQIAKDMERWAKSLNKQKENFKSSFQPVSQEERKEAAAADAGFTLFEKKAGSLEMLMSEAVQRPEEQAPTNSAKVGLVAAYSGDSDPEEGGAAEPERDGGEQGQDQLTDWKKMACLLCRRQFPNKDGLVRHQQLSDLHKQNLEVHRRSKLSEAELEELERKETEMKYRDRAAERREKYGIPEPPAPKKKKFTAQPAPVVNYEQPTKDGLNSDNIGNKMLQAMGWQEGRGLGRNQQGITAPIEAQLRAKGAGLGTKGSSYGLSASDTYKDAVRKAMFARFTEME
- the LOC109890861 gene encoding RNA-binding protein 5 isoform X6 yields the protein MTNILSPLLQKLLVIQGKSVAMHYSNPRHKFEDWLCNTCGLYNFRRRLKCFRCGASKTECETNTTGVRETQQSGDYYGDTIILRNIAPLTTVEAIMTALAPYANLSTSNIRLIKDKQTGQNRGFTFVQLSSPLEASQLLTILQGLQPPLKLDGKTIGVDYAKSARKDLLLPDCNRISAFSVASTAIAAAQWSSSQPQQGAEGQLSEYSYLEEGYVPYTQDYQAYYQQAAGDLSQGNGILGAAPAATGVVISQVAQVYQPRLISHTATQALQLAQQLEAKQTGVHSAAATTTAPVSTATATLSGLATDTVVPDTSTYQYDESSGYYFDPETGLYYDPNTHYYYNSQTQQYLYWDSEKQTYVPASAADQTEQTANAAAASKEAKESKERKQEKPKSKTAQQIAKDMERWAKSLNKQKENFKSSFQPVSQEERKEAAAADAGFTLFEKKQAGSLEMLMSEAVQRPEEQAPTNSAKVGLVAAYSGDSDPEEGGAAEPERDGGEQGQDQLTDWKKMACLLCRRQFPNKDGLVRHQQLSDLHKQNLEVHRRSKLSEAELEELERKETEMKYRDRAAERREKYGIPEPPAPKKKKFTAQPAPVVNYEQPTKDGLNSDNIGNKMLQAMGWQEGRGLGRNQQGITAPIEAQLRAKGAGLGTKGSSYGLSASDTYKDAVRKAMFARFTEME